The genomic region GGACCCGAGGACATGTTCGGCGACGAGGACTTCCCCGCGTACACGATCGGTCGTGCCGCGGAGATCGTCGGCACCACCCAGGAGTTCCTGCGCAGGCTGGACGAGGCCAAGCTGATCCACCCGCAACGCTCGGCGGGCGGGCACCGCCGCTACTCCCGCTACCAGCTGCGGCTCGCGGCGAGGGCCCGGGAGATGGTCGACCAGGGGACGGCGCTGGAAGCCGCCTGTCGCATCATCATCCTTGAGGACCAACTCGAGGAGGCCCTGCGGCAGAACCAGAACAGTCGATGAGCACAGCCGCGCCCGGCCACGTCAGACGGTGCGCCGGGAGCGGCTCAGCGCGATCGAACCGAGACCCAGCGCGGCCACGCCCAACACCAGGGCCACGTACGCGCCGCCACGGCCGTTGCCCGTGCCGATCCCGCTGTCCGAGGTAACCACCACAAGCGCGCCGAGCGCCACGCCGACCAGCCCCGTCGCCAGCGCCACGGCCGCGCCGAGCCGACCGGTGCCGGTGCCGACGCGACTTGCGGGACGGGCCAGGGACAACGCGCCGATGATGACGCCGACCAGTGCCACCACGGCTGCCACTGAGGCCCCGAGCCGCCCGGCACTCATGCTGACGCTGGCGGCGACCGGCTGAGTCGCCGCGTACGCGGCCGCCGGAGCGGTGAGCCCGCCGGCAAGCGTGGACGCGACGACGGCGACCACCAGCCGGGCGGTTGACGGATTCCCTGACGCGTTCATGTGTCCACTCCTTCGTCGTCAATCGTTGTGCTCTGATCCTGGCGTCGGGCGGGCTGCCGGTCGTCCGGCGGCGGGACGCCTCCTCGCCTGCCGTCGAGGGCGTACCCGCCTGCCACGGTCGGGGCAGGCGCGGCGTGCGCTACAGCGGGCGCGGTAGTGGTGGCTCGTCCGCCAGGGGGAGTCGCAGGCGGCGTACGCGGGGCTACGGTTCCGGCATGAGCACGGGACGGGTGGGTGTCCGAGACATCGGAATCGCCGTGTGCGTGACAGCGGCGCTGCTCGCCGCAGGGCTCGCCGAGGACCGCGCCCACATTTCCCTGGACCTGCTCGGCCTCGCGCTCCTGGCGGCCAGCGGTCTGGCTCTGGCAGCGCGCCGGCAGGCGCCCGTCGCCGTCCTCGCGGTCAGCGGGTTGTGCGGCGTCGGCTACCAGGCGGTGGGGTTCGACGTACCCGCCGTCGCCTTCCTGTTCGCCGTGTACGCCGCCGTGCGGGCAGGGCATCGCGCCGTCACGATCATCGCCGCCGTACTCATGTTGCTCGCACTGCCGCTCACGGCCCTGGCCCCGCCGTTGGACCTTCCGGTGGGCGAGGCGCTCACACGTGCCCGCGGCGCGCTCGAGGTGGCGTGGCTTGTCGCCGCCGCGGCCGCGGGCGAGGCGTTGCGGCAGGCCGAGCGGCGGGCTGACGAAGCCGAGCGCACCCGGGAACAGGTCGCGCGTCGCCGTGCCGACGAGGAACGGCTGCACATCGCGCGCGAGCTGCACGACTCGCTCACCCACCAGATCTCGATCATCAAGGTGCAGGCCGAGGTGGCCGTCCACCTGGCCCACAGGCGCGGCGAGGCGGTGCCGGAGGCGCTGCTGGCGATCCGGGAGGCCGGCCGTGAGGCGAGCCGCGAGCTGCGCGCCACCCTTGAGGCGCTGCGCGAGGACGGCGGCAACCCGCAGCGCGGGCTCGATCACCTCTCGGAGCTTGTGGAGCGGGCGCGAATGGCTGGCCTGGACGCGACGTTGACGATCGAGGGACAGCGACACGAGGTGCCGGCAGCTGTGGACCGGACCGCCTACCGGATCGTCCAGGAGTCCCTCACCAACGTCGCCCGGCACGCCGCCGCCGCGACGGCGTCGGTCCGCGTCGACTACCGCCCGGGTGCCCTCGCCATCCGCGTCGACGACGACGGCACGGCCCGGCTGGGCACGACACCGACGCCCGGTGTGGGGTTGCTCGGCATGCGTGAACGGGTCACCGCCCTCGGCGGTCGGCTCCGTGCCGAGCCCCGCGACGAGGGCGGCTTCAGCGTCCACGCCGAGCTTCCCGTCGGCCCGACACCATGATCCGCGTCCTGCTTGTCGACGACCAGCCGCTCCTTCGCAGCGGCTTCCGCGCGCTCCTCGACGCCGAAGACGACATCGAGGTGGTGGGCGAGGCCGCCGACGGGAGGCAGGGAGTTGCCCTCGCCCGGCAACACCTGCCCGACATCGCGCTCGTCGACATCCAGATGCCGATCATGGACGGCATCGAGGCGACACGGCTCATCGCCGCGGACCCGACCCTGGCCGGGGTGCACGTCGTCATCCTTACCAACTACGGCCTCGACGAACACGTCTTCCACGCACTGCGCGCCGGTGCCGCCGGCTTCCTCGTCAAGGACATCGAGCCGGAGGACTTCCTGCACGCCGTCCGCGTCGCGGCACGCGGCGACGCGCTGCTCGCACCGTCGATCACCCGCAGACTCATCGACAGGTACGTCACCGAGCCGCCCCACCTGCGTGCCCACGCCGGCCTGGCCGGGCTCACCAACCGGGAACGGGAGACCGTCGCACTGGTCGCGCGTGGGCTCTCCAACGACGAGATCGCCGACCGCCTGGTGATCAGCCCGCTGACCGCGAAGACACACGTCAACCGGGCCATGGCCAAGTTGCACGCGCGGGACCGCGCCCAACTCGTGGTCATCGCGTACGAGTGCGGCCTGGTCGTGCCGCGCCCACGCTGAGGTGACCGACAGCAGTGCGGCCAGGCGTGGCGAGCGCCGTGATTAGCTGTCGGAATGATCGCACCTGTTCCCCTCGGCACGTGGCCGACTCCGCTGGAGGCCGCGCCCCGGCTCGCGGCCCGGCTCGGGCTGGCGGAGCTGTGGTTCAAGCGTGACGACCTCGGCGGGCTCGGCGGCGGCGGCAACAAGATCCGCAAGCTGCGCTACACCTGCGCCGAGGCGATCGCGGCCGGCGCCACCACGCTCATCACCTCAGGGGCGCCACAGAGCAACCACGCCCGGCTGACCGCAGCGGCGGCCGCGCGACTCGGCCTCGGCTGCGTGCTGGTGCTCGCCGGCCCACGCCCGCCGGATCGGCGCGGGAACCTGCTGCTCGACGAACTGGCGGGCGCGGAGGTCGTCTGGGCCGGAGACGCCCCGCTGGCCGAGGTGGTGGCGGTCGAGGCGACGCGGCGGTCGGCGTACGCCATCCCCTTCGGCGGCACCTCACAGGCGTCGGTCCAGGGCTATGTGGACTGCGCTCGGGAACTGCGCGACCAGGTGCCGGACATCGACGCGACGGAGGTCGTGGTGGCGCTCGGCTCCGGCGGGACGATGGCCGGGCTGGTACGCGAACTCGGCGCCGAGCGGGTCGTCGGGGTGGACGTCGGCGCCCTGCCCGATCCCCGTTCGACAGTCGCCGGCCTACTGCCCGGCGAGGTCGAGCCGGCCGCGCTGCGGATCGACGGGTCACAGGTGGGCGCGAGCTACGCCACCCTCACCGACGGGGTGCGGGAGGCGCTGACAACGACCGCCCGCGAGGAGGGGATCTTCCTGGACCCGACGTACACCGGCCGGGCCATGGCGGCGCTGCTGGCCGGCAGCTTCCCGCGCGGCGCCA from Micromonospora profundi harbors:
- a CDS encoding MerR family transcriptional regulator, which codes for MGQGPEDMFGDEDFPAYTIGRAAEIVGTTQEFLRRLDEAKLIHPQRSAGGHRRYSRYQLRLAARAREMVDQGTALEAACRIIILEDQLEEALRQNQNSR
- a CDS encoding DUF6223 family protein, translating into MNASGNPSTARLVVAVVASTLAGGLTAPAAAYAATQPVAASVSMSAGRLGASVAAVVALVGVIIGALSLARPASRVGTGTGRLGAAVALATGLVGVALGALVVVTSDSGIGTGNGRGGAYVALVLGVAALGLGSIALSRSRRTV
- a CDS encoding sensor histidine kinase, with amino-acid sequence MSTGRVGVRDIGIAVCVTAALLAAGLAEDRAHISLDLLGLALLAASGLALAARRQAPVAVLAVSGLCGVGYQAVGFDVPAVAFLFAVYAAVRAGHRAVTIIAAVLMLLALPLTALAPPLDLPVGEALTRARGALEVAWLVAAAAAGEALRQAERRADEAERTREQVARRRADEERLHIARELHDSLTHQISIIKVQAEVAVHLAHRRGEAVPEALLAIREAGREASRELRATLEALREDGGNPQRGLDHLSELVERARMAGLDATLTIEGQRHEVPAAVDRTAYRIVQESLTNVARHAAAATASVRVDYRPGALAIRVDDDGTARLGTTPTPGVGLLGMRERVTALGGRLRAEPRDEGGFSVHAELPVGPTP
- a CDS encoding response regulator; the encoded protein is MIRVLLVDDQPLLRSGFRALLDAEDDIEVVGEAADGRQGVALARQHLPDIALVDIQMPIMDGIEATRLIAADPTLAGVHVVILTNYGLDEHVFHALRAGAAGFLVKDIEPEDFLHAVRVAARGDALLAPSITRRLIDRYVTEPPHLRAHAGLAGLTNRERETVALVARGLSNDEIADRLVISPLTAKTHVNRAMAKLHARDRAQLVVIAYECGLVVPRPR
- a CDS encoding pyridoxal-phosphate dependent enzyme, whose product is MIAPVPLGTWPTPLEAAPRLAARLGLAELWFKRDDLGGLGGGGNKIRKLRYTCAEAIAAGATTLITSGAPQSNHARLTAAAAARLGLGCVLVLAGPRPPDRRGNLLLDELAGAEVVWAGDAPLAEVVAVEATRRSAYAIPFGGTSQASVQGYVDCARELRDQVPDIDATEVVVALGSGGTMAGLVRELGAERVVGVDVGALPDPRSTVAGLLPGEVEPAALRIDGSQVGASYATLTDGVREALTTTAREEGIFLDPTYTGRAMAALLAGSFPRGANVVFLHTGGLPGLFGHPGLFGGGKSRQDH